The following are encoded together in the Parabacteroides chongii genome:
- a CDS encoding lipid-binding protein, with protein MNKHIIWLFTLLVFVLAGCEKDEIGNTATEALAGEWKVTVDAVDEGGNVIAEDFNGIGHILMNTYNTAANTPTEMYVDDIGHFWEYKVRVKSDVGALTFATNGAAPNEAYECDVTIDGGKILLGAATTPHGTPADSIVYYISFSDDEPGMRYKVSGYRYSGLAVDD; from the coding sequence AAACATATTATTTGGCTATTTACCCTGCTGGTATTCGTATTGGCAGGTTGCGAAAAAGACGAAATAGGCAACACAGCAACCGAAGCACTTGCCGGTGAATGGAAAGTGACGGTAGATGCGGTAGATGAAGGAGGTAATGTCATTGCCGAAGATTTCAACGGAATTGGACATATCCTGATGAATACCTATAACACGGCAGCAAATACACCTACCGAAATGTATGTAGACGATATAGGCCACTTTTGGGAATATAAAGTACGGGTTAAATCGGATGTCGGTGCGTTGACATTTGCAACTAATGGTGCTGCTCCCAATGAAGCCTACGAATGTGATGTGACGATTGACGGCGGTAAAATCTTATTGGGAGCTGCTACAACACCTCATGGAACACCGGCGGACAGTATCGTCTATTATATCTCATTCAGCGACGATGAACCCGGTATGAGGTATAAAGTTTCCGGA